One region of Armigeres subalbatus isolate Guangzhou_Male chromosome 3, GZ_Asu_2, whole genome shotgun sequence genomic DNA includes:
- the LOC134219958 gene encoding uncharacterized protein LOC134219958 isoform X2 — protein sequence MHTRVISRISFENYMIRSLGLQMQPFDYTAHTDDVGVEWSKWLRSFETMIRASRVDDEDWKRDLLLHFAGSSIQQLFYTLPELAGAEFRGPLLNIEHYTPNMTNYEEARARLNEFFMPKENTTYERHLLRQMRQRSGENIDAFTIRLRVQAERCGFGDRTEENIKDQIIQNCQSAALRRDLLKRGDASLEEILSIAKIFETVAQQEKSFAVNEISKPNISEVNKIDAKRSFAMRKRHAEMVQFECHRCGYSGHLARDANCPAKGKACNRCGGKDHFARKCRRNKNLIRANSYRWIGNRRDDRDNKTAEQSRSDDDSNTVKQITDEKIEYVFNVTTSDSDGEIQCEIGGVLVHAVIDSGSKYNLLSQKDWETLKTNKVRVSNQRRETSKSFKAYGGQPLALLGVFTAMIKLCNVTGLAEFYVIEGHGKILIGRDTATSMGVLKINIPVNEIKLNASTWVLSRELW from the exons ATGCATACTCGAGTAATTAgtagaatttcattcgaaaact ACATGATTCGGTCGTTGGGACTGCAGATGCAGCCGTTCGATTATACTGCTCATACCGACGATGTCGGTGTTGAATGGAGCAAGTGGCTCAGATCGTTCGAAACAATGATTCGAGCTAGTCGGGTAGACGATGAAGACTGGAAGAGAGATTTATTGCTACACTTCGCCGGTTCGAGCATCCAACAACTTTTCTATACATTGCCCGAGTTGGCCGGTGCCGAATTTCGCGGACCTCTACTAAACATCGAACATTACACACCGAATATGACAAACTATGAGGAAGCACGCGCCAGATTGAATGAGTTTTTTATGCCAAAGGAGAACACCACATATGAACGTCACTTACTGCGCCAGATGAGACAACGATCCGGGGAAAATATTGATGCATTCACCATCAGATTGAGAGTCCAAGCGGAGCGGTGCGGATTTGGTGACCGAACGGAGGAAAACATAAAAGACCAAATTATACAGAACTGCCAATCGGCTGCGCTGCGCCGGGATCTATTAAAGCGAGGTGATGCGAGTCTGGAGGAAATTTTGAGCATTGCAAAAATTTTCGAAACCGTTGCACAGCAGGAGAAATCTTTTGCTGTTaatgaaatttcgaaaccaAACATCAGCGAAGTCAACAAAATTGATGCAAAGCGATCTTTTGCCATGCGTAAACGGCATGCTGAAATGGTGCAGTTTGAATGTCATCGTTGTGGATACAGTGGACATCTAGCAAGAGATGCGAATTGCCCTGCCAAAGGAAAGGCATGCAACCGATGTGGAGGCAAAGACCATTTTGCCAGAAAGTGCCGCAGAAACAAGAATTTGATAAGAGCAAATAGCTACCGATGGATTGGAAATCGGCGGGACGACAGAGACAACAAAACTGCCGAACAAAGTCGTTCCGATGATGACTCAAACACTGTGAAACAAATAACTGACGAGAAAATAGAATACGTGTTCAATGTAACCACTAGCGACAGTGACGGTGAAATCCAGTGTGAGATCGGAGGAGTACTTGTTCATGCAGTGATCGACTCCGGTTCCAAATACAATTTGTTGAGCCAAAAAGATTGGGAAACACTGAAAACCAACAAAGTGAGAGTGTCAAATCAACGACGAGAAACATCGAAATCCTTCAAGGCCTATGGAGGTCAACCCCTGGCACTACTGGGCGTATTTACAGCAATGATCAAGCTATGCAACGTAACTGGACTGGCAGAGTTCTACGTAATAGAAGGTCACGGCAAAATCCTTATCGGTCGCGACACTGCAACATCAATGGGGGTTCTAAAAATTAATATTCCTGTGAACGAAATAAAGCTGAATGCAAGCACTTGGGTACTATCAAGGGAATTGTGGTAG
- the LOC134219958 gene encoding uncharacterized protein LOC134219958 isoform X1 encodes MYDTKQRINLISIETGNQRQRVSFQASILHFGDEEPKMANSFDMIRSLGLQMQPFDYTAHTDDVGVEWSKWLRSFETMIRASRVDDEDWKRDLLLHFAGSSIQQLFYTLPELAGAEFRGPLLNIEHYTPNMTNYEEARARLNEFFMPKENTTYERHLLRQMRQRSGENIDAFTIRLRVQAERCGFGDRTEENIKDQIIQNCQSAALRRDLLKRGDASLEEILSIAKIFETVAQQEKSFAVNEISKPNISEVNKIDAKRSFAMRKRHAEMVQFECHRCGYSGHLARDANCPAKGKACNRCGGKDHFARKCRRNKNLIRANSYRWIGNRRDDRDNKTAEQSRSDDDSNTVKQITDEKIEYVFNVTTSDSDGEIQCEIGGVLVHAVIDSGSKYNLLSQKDWETLKTNKVRVSNQRRETSKSFKAYGGQPLALLGVFTAMIKLCNVTGLAEFYVIEGHGKILIGRDTATSMGVLKINIPVNEIKLNASTWVLSRELW; translated from the exons ATGTACGATACGAAGCAGAGAATAAACCTCATTAGTATTGAGACTGGCAATCAGAGACAACGTGTTTCCTTTCAAGCGTCGATACTACATTTTGGCGACGAGGAACCAAAAATGGCGAATTCATTTG ACATGATTCGGTCGTTGGGACTGCAGATGCAGCCGTTCGATTATACTGCTCATACCGACGATGTCGGTGTTGAATGGAGCAAGTGGCTCAGATCGTTCGAAACAATGATTCGAGCTAGTCGGGTAGACGATGAAGACTGGAAGAGAGATTTATTGCTACACTTCGCCGGTTCGAGCATCCAACAACTTTTCTATACATTGCCCGAGTTGGCCGGTGCCGAATTTCGCGGACCTCTACTAAACATCGAACATTACACACCGAATATGACAAACTATGAGGAAGCACGCGCCAGATTGAATGAGTTTTTTATGCCAAAGGAGAACACCACATATGAACGTCACTTACTGCGCCAGATGAGACAACGATCCGGGGAAAATATTGATGCATTCACCATCAGATTGAGAGTCCAAGCGGAGCGGTGCGGATTTGGTGACCGAACGGAGGAAAACATAAAAGACCAAATTATACAGAACTGCCAATCGGCTGCGCTGCGCCGGGATCTATTAAAGCGAGGTGATGCGAGTCTGGAGGAAATTTTGAGCATTGCAAAAATTTTCGAAACCGTTGCACAGCAGGAGAAATCTTTTGCTGTTaatgaaatttcgaaaccaAACATCAGCGAAGTCAACAAAATTGATGCAAAGCGATCTTTTGCCATGCGTAAACGGCATGCTGAAATGGTGCAGTTTGAATGTCATCGTTGTGGATACAGTGGACATCTAGCAAGAGATGCGAATTGCCCTGCCAAAGGAAAGGCATGCAACCGATGTGGAGGCAAAGACCATTTTGCCAGAAAGTGCCGCAGAAACAAGAATTTGATAAGAGCAAATAGCTACCGATGGATTGGAAATCGGCGGGACGACAGAGACAACAAAACTGCCGAACAAAGTCGTTCCGATGATGACTCAAACACTGTGAAACAAATAACTGACGAGAAAATAGAATACGTGTTCAATGTAACCACTAGCGACAGTGACGGTGAAATCCAGTGTGAGATCGGAGGAGTACTTGTTCATGCAGTGATCGACTCCGGTTCCAAATACAATTTGTTGAGCCAAAAAGATTGGGAAACACTGAAAACCAACAAAGTGAGAGTGTCAAATCAACGACGAGAAACATCGAAATCCTTCAAGGCCTATGGAGGTCAACCCCTGGCACTACTGGGCGTATTTACAGCAATGATCAAGCTATGCAACGTAACTGGACTGGCAGAGTTCTACGTAATAGAAGGTCACGGCAAAATCCTTATCGGTCGCGACACTGCAACATCAATGGGGGTTCTAAAAATTAATATTCCTGTGAACGAAATAAAGCTGAATGCAAGCACTTGGGTACTATCAAGGGAATTGTGGTAG